The proteins below come from a single bacterium genomic window:
- a CDS encoding FeoA family protein → MHKSISLVQMKIGESGKIVEIQGGAGMSLKLENLGIRVGEEIKKVSQQAMRGPVVVAVGKSQVAVGFGMATRVLVEVEKEEGIDENSSNG, encoded by the coding sequence ATGCATAAAAGCATTTCTCTTGTCCAGATGAAAATAGGAGAAAGTGGAAAGATAGTAGAGATTCAAGGTGGAGCGGGAATGAGTTTGAAATTGGAGAATTTGGGAATTAGAGTTGGTGAAGAGATAAAAAAGGTAAGCCAACAAGCTATGCGTGGTCCTGTAGTGGTAGCGGTCGGTAAGAGTCAGGTAGCGGTTGGATTTGGCATGGCTACAAGGGTATTGGTAGAAGTAGAAAAGGAGGAAGGAATCGATGAAAATTCTTCTAATGGGTAA
- a CDS encoding alpha/beta hydrolase — MTSYQSPVTNHQLPITSYQLPVTNYQLPITNYQLPVTNEGRRLCIKAFLLSR, encoded by the coding sequence CCAGTTACCAATCACCAGTTACCAATCACCAGTTACCAATTACCAGTTACCAATTACCAGTTACCAATTACCAGTTACCAATTACCAATTACCAATTACCAGTTACCAATGAAGGGAGGCGGTTATGCATAAAAGCATTTCTCTTGTCCAGATGA